Proteins co-encoded in one Polynucleobacter sp. MG-6-Vaara-E2 genomic window:
- a CDS encoding prenyltransferase gives MSMVLKLFLATRPAFLTITLLGCLIGLSIPSSKKESMAINLLAVTLALCIHAGANLINDYFDHLNGSDENNRNRISPFTGGSRFIQNHLIKPIEIYQLGFALITISVFIGLYICSQTTWLLIPLGFIGVTAAWTYSAPPLQLMSRGVLGELSIAIAWSLVVIGFAFMQTTNNSYQTILIGLAYGLMASNILLINQIPDIKADRLAQKLTLAAKSSPHELRAWYTGISIAAYSLQIIGIYFFGIPIKTLITLSVLPVFIFCANQISEEMIRKNAMKKLILHNLVAIHLYSLLLLIGLVWR, from the coding sequence ATGAGTATGGTCCTCAAGTTATTTCTAGCAACTCGGCCCGCATTTCTCACAATTACCCTTTTAGGCTGCCTTATTGGGCTTTCGATTCCAAGCTCTAAAAAAGAGTCTATGGCAATCAACCTGCTTGCTGTGACTTTGGCCCTCTGCATACATGCTGGAGCGAATTTAATAAATGATTACTTTGATCACCTCAATGGTAGCGATGAAAATAATCGCAATCGAATTTCACCATTTACTGGCGGCAGCCGCTTTATACAAAACCATTTAATAAAGCCAATCGAAATATATCAGCTTGGTTTTGCGCTAATCACAATTAGCGTCTTTATTGGCTTATATATTTGCTCGCAAACTACATGGCTCTTGATACCGCTGGGGTTCATTGGAGTAACCGCCGCATGGACATACTCCGCACCACCACTGCAGCTGATGTCTAGGGGGGTTCTCGGAGAGTTATCTATAGCTATTGCATGGTCGCTTGTGGTTATCGGATTCGCCTTTATGCAAACAACCAATAATTCTTACCAGACAATCCTGATAGGACTTGCATATGGATTAATGGCCTCCAATATCCTGCTAATAAATCAGATCCCTGATATTAAGGCAGATCGGCTTGCACAAAAGCTAACTCTTGCCGCCAAGAGCAGTCCCCATGAATTGCGTGCCTGGTATACAGGCATATCAATTGCAGCTTATAGCCTTCAAATAATTGGAATTTATTTTTTTGGGATTCCAATTAAAACGTTGATTACCTTGTCTGTACTTCCTGTATTTATATTTTGCGCCAATCAAATATCAGAAGAAATGATTCGAAAAAATGCAATGAAGAAGCTTATTTTGCATAATTTAGTGGCGATACATCTGTATTCCCTTCTATTGCTCATAGGACTAGTGTGGCGGTAA
- a CDS encoding DUF2892 domain-containing protein, whose amino-acid sequence MKCNVGGVDRMLRMVVGLVLIGLAVTGTVGVWGWIGVVPLATGLFRFCPAYPLLGINTCGTDSSCGGGGCCK is encoded by the coding sequence ATGAAATGCAATGTCGGTGGTGTTGATCGTATGTTACGTATGGTGGTTGGCTTAGTGTTAATTGGTCTAGCCGTAACCGGAACTGTTGGTGTATGGGGTTGGATTGGTGTTGTACCTCTCGCAACGGGCCTATTTAGATTCTGCCCAGCGTACCCACTCCTAGGAATCAATACTTGCGGTACTGATTCTTCATGTGGCGGCGGCGGTTGCTGTAAATAA
- the soxY gene encoding thiosulfate oxidation carrier protein SoxY, which translates to MNQQRRSLLKYSAIFGLMASAGLISVAQAQEWNKAAFEGKSLDDVFKILGAGSPDKSGAVTLNAPDIAENGAVVPVGIVTTLKAEQMAILVEKNPSALAAQFFIPAGTEPFVTTRIKMGQTSNVYALVKADGKWSMAVKEVKVTLGGCGG; encoded by the coding sequence ATGAATCAGCAGCGACGCAGTTTATTGAAATACTCAGCCATTTTTGGCTTGATGGCTTCTGCGGGTCTCATTAGCGTGGCCCAAGCGCAAGAGTGGAATAAAGCCGCTTTTGAAGGCAAGAGCCTCGACGATGTATTCAAGATTCTAGGTGCAGGTAGTCCAGATAAGTCTGGTGCCGTTACTTTGAATGCCCCAGATATTGCAGAAAATGGTGCGGTAGTTCCAGTTGGTATTGTCACAACTCTTAAAGCAGAGCAGATGGCAATCTTGGTTGAGAAAAACCCAAGTGCATTAGCTGCGCAATTCTTTATTCCTGCCGGTACAGAGCCATTTGTTACTACTCGTATCAAGATGGGTCAAACCTCCAACGTGTATGCCTTGGTAAAAGCGGATGGCAAGTGGAGCATGGCTGTTAAGGAAGTCAAAGTCACTTTGGGTGGTTGCGGCGGTTAA
- a CDS encoding metalloregulator ArsR/SmtB family transcription factor: MPVIKANINLKKMQSSADDACRLMKVLANRDRMMLLCQISQGEMCVGELEECLDIHQPTLSQQLTVLRNEELVQTRRDGKQIYYSLSNRIALEVMNVLYQNYCSK, encoded by the coding sequence ATGCCTGTAATTAAAGCAAACATCAATCTTAAGAAGATGCAGTCATCAGCAGATGATGCTTGTCGCTTGATGAAAGTTCTCGCCAATAGAGATCGAATGATGTTGTTGTGTCAAATAAGTCAGGGTGAAATGTGCGTTGGTGAGCTTGAGGAATGTCTTGATATTCATCAGCCTACCTTATCCCAGCAACTCACCGTTCTTAGAAATGAAGAGCTGGTCCAAACCAGAAGAGATGGTAAGCAAATCTATTATTCGCTTTCTAATCGGATTGCTTTGGAAGTGATGAATGTGCTTTATCAAAATTACTGCAGTAAATAA
- a CDS encoding YeeE/YedE thiosulfate transporter family protein — translation MNPLLAGILLGMVLLATFVVTGHGLGATGFTTRLTAWVGMYVAPLVTNTNEYLGGMVEEGKPLNAWITWQVIGVALGALTSAFFASRIQFKMDGAKFLGGSKRPWTALFGGVLAGFGARIAAGCTSGLGLSGAAVLSLAGFTFLGTFFAVGLLTSRFLKEEK, via the coding sequence ATGAACCCACTTTTAGCGGGAATCCTTCTCGGAATGGTTTTGTTAGCCACTTTTGTAGTTACTGGCCATGGGCTGGGAGCTACAGGCTTTACGACACGCTTAACAGCGTGGGTTGGAATGTATGTTGCACCTTTAGTAACAAATACAAATGAATACCTGGGCGGGATGGTTGAAGAGGGCAAGCCATTAAATGCATGGATTACTTGGCAAGTCATTGGCGTAGCTCTTGGGGCGCTTACTTCTGCATTTTTTGCGAGCAGAATTCAATTCAAGATGGACGGAGCAAAGTTTTTAGGTGGATCTAAGCGTCCATGGACAGCTCTTTTTGGTGGCGTGCTTGCGGGTTTTGGTGCAAGGATTGCGGCTGGCTGTACTAGTGGCCTCGGTTTATCCGGTGCAGCAGTACTAAGCCTGGCAGGCTTTACCTTCCTGGGAACATTCTTTGCGGTAGGCTTATTGACAAGCCGTTTCTTGAAAGAGGAGAAATAA
- a CDS encoding rhodanese-like domain-containing protein, whose translation MKKFLSLGLMLFSGLAAAQTSASANPELLQIIDKSTNFVVKTAKGPVEITRVMTPCAKNKGWLQPLIPIKGVVPVDEIDVLNALNDKDSLVVDMRVVDDRVKGTIPGSIGIPYTEVAMRMDELGCKKPATGSTKWDCSKAKKVYAFCNGPVCPQSPMAMAAMTRDGFPATKIYYYRGGMLDWDALGLTTIKGEF comes from the coding sequence ATGAAAAAGTTTCTCTCTCTTGGCCTGATGTTGTTTTCAGGTCTCGCCGCAGCGCAAACCAGTGCGTCAGCAAATCCAGAGCTGCTACAAATTATTGATAAGTCCACCAACTTCGTGGTTAAAACAGCCAAAGGTCCAGTTGAGATCACACGCGTAATGACACCTTGTGCGAAAAATAAAGGTTGGCTACAGCCTTTAATTCCAATTAAGGGTGTTGTGCCGGTTGATGAAATTGATGTTCTTAACGCATTAAATGATAAGGATTCGCTAGTTGTTGATATGCGAGTGGTTGATGATCGCGTTAAAGGCACTATCCCTGGCTCTATCGGTATTCCTTACACTGAAGTGGCCATGCGCATGGATGAATTAGGTTGCAAAAAGCCAGCGACTGGTTCAACTAAATGGGACTGCTCTAAGGCGAAGAAGGTTTATGCCTTTTGTAACGGCCCTGTTTGCCCACAAAGTCCTATGGCGATGGCTGCTATGACTCGCGATGGTTTTCCTGCAACCAAGATTTATTACTACCGTGGCGGCATGCTTGATTGGGATGCATTGGGTCTAACCACCATTAAAGGCGAGTTTTAA
- a CDS encoding high-potential iron-sulfur protein, translating into MKNSRRQFMILSAAGACTLALNGKVQAQAMVAESDPQAAALGYKANATTVDKAKYAKYAAGQECDNCALFQGKAGDATGGCSLFGTKKVAGKGWCSAYAKKA; encoded by the coding sequence ATGAAAAATAGTCGTCGCCAATTTATGATTTTGTCTGCTGCTGGTGCTTGCACCCTTGCATTGAACGGTAAAGTTCAAGCTCAAGCAATGGTTGCTGAATCAGATCCACAAGCTGCTGCTCTTGGTTACAAGGCTAATGCAACTACAGTCGATAAAGCTAAGTATGCAAAATACGCTGCCGGCCAAGAATGCGATAACTGTGCATTGTTCCAAGGCAAAGCAGGCGATGCAACTGGTGGCTGTTCATTATTTGGAACAAAGAAGGTTGCAGGTAAAGGTTGGTGCTCTGCTTATGCTAAGAAAGCTTAA
- a CDS encoding c-type cytochrome yields MYKLDNLFARLTVAGLAVLSIQVAYAQNTQGSVKFPGIGRNATPAEVMAWDIDVRPDFKGLPKGSGSVEQGQAIWESKCASCHGVFGESNEIFTPIAGGTTADDVKTGRVASLADRKQPQRTTLMKVPTVSTLWDYIYRAMPWNAPRSLTPDDTYALVAFILSLGEIVPDDFVLSNTNIADVQKKMPNRNGMTRNHGFWSVNGKPDVNGSSCMTNCVKFVQIGSTLPDFARNAHGNIAEQNRLYGPYRGSDSTKPPIDKLPGSSAEGLAHAADTHAATTKGPAALFKNENCSACHAPNAKLVGPSIADIAAKYKGQSGAQEKLMAKVKNGGSGVWGAIPMPPQSQLSDEDRATLVRWVLTGQ; encoded by the coding sequence ATGTACAAGTTGGATAATTTATTTGCTCGCTTAACTGTTGCAGGCTTAGCAGTCTTATCAATTCAAGTTGCTTATGCGCAAAATACTCAAGGGTCTGTAAAGTTCCCTGGTATTGGCCGTAATGCTACGCCCGCCGAAGTAATGGCTTGGGATATCGATGTACGACCTGATTTTAAAGGCCTGCCAAAAGGATCTGGCTCGGTAGAGCAGGGCCAAGCGATATGGGAATCTAAATGCGCCAGTTGTCACGGTGTCTTTGGTGAGTCGAATGAGATCTTTACACCGATCGCTGGGGGAACAACTGCTGATGACGTAAAGACCGGAAGAGTTGCTTCTTTGGCTGATCGCAAGCAGCCTCAGCGCACCACCTTGATGAAAGTTCCCACAGTGTCTACTTTGTGGGATTACATCTATCGCGCGATGCCTTGGAATGCGCCAAGATCATTAACGCCGGATGATACGTACGCTTTGGTTGCGTTTATCTTGAGTTTAGGAGAAATTGTTCCGGATGATTTTGTATTGAGCAATACCAATATTGCCGACGTTCAGAAGAAGATGCCTAATCGCAATGGTATGACGCGCAATCATGGCTTCTGGAGCGTGAACGGTAAACCAGATGTCAATGGTTCATCTTGCATGACTAATTGCGTGAAGTTTGTGCAGATTGGATCAACCCTCCCAGACTTCGCCAGAAATGCCCATGGCAATATTGCAGAGCAAAATCGCTTGTATGGACCATATCGCGGTTCAGACTCTACTAAACCTCCAATCGATAAGCTGCCCGGATCTAGCGCAGAGGGCTTAGCCCATGCAGCCGATACTCATGCCGCCACTACAAAAGGGCCTGCAGCGCTGTTTAAGAATGAAAACTGTTCAGCATGTCATGCACCCAATGCCAAGTTAGTTGGCCCATCCATTGCCGATATTGCAGCGAAATATAAAGGGCAGAGTGGGGCTCAAGAAAAGCTTATGGCTAAGGTCAAGAATGGGGGTTCAGGGGTGTGGGGGGCGATTCCGATGCCACCACAGTCACAGTTATCAGATGAGGACAGGGCGACGCTTGTGCGTTGGGTGCTTACTGGACAATAG
- a CDS encoding ABC transporter ATP-binding protein: protein MLKLKISQALPNPLQITLECAAGQLHALVGPSGSGKTSTLRTIAGLSQAKTGKIECDGETWFEANELAGVIQNLSPAQRSCGFLFQQYALFPHLSALENVLIPLHNSAHKAAERKAIAQDWLSRMGIAELAHRFPHQLSGGQQQRVALARALARQPKILLLDEPFSAVDAPTRQGLYKTLADLRKDLNIPIVLVTHDLREADLLADRITVIDNGISLQTAAPQVLFQRPRNPRVAELVGISNLFHGIFNAGSLTWDGCDKTFTVADKGKIPPNAQVAWVIPQDGLSIHSAPTATSTPAIAVEISVLGQIAVIQLQIQNSAHKIEWVASASEVKRLNMEVGSQMHVELDGNQIHIMPLRPINDPRRFVGH, encoded by the coding sequence ATGCTTAAACTCAAAATAAGCCAAGCCCTCCCCAACCCTCTGCAGATCACACTGGAATGTGCGGCCGGTCAATTACATGCACTTGTAGGGCCATCTGGTAGCGGCAAAACCAGCACTCTGAGAACGATTGCCGGACTCAGCCAAGCGAAGACTGGAAAAATTGAATGTGATGGTGAAACCTGGTTTGAGGCTAACGAACTTGCAGGAGTAATACAAAACCTGTCTCCCGCACAACGTTCTTGCGGATTTTTATTTCAGCAATACGCCCTCTTCCCGCATCTATCGGCCCTTGAGAATGTGCTCATCCCTTTGCATAATTCTGCACATAAGGCGGCGGAACGTAAAGCCATTGCTCAGGACTGGCTTAGTCGCATGGGGATTGCTGAACTTGCCCATCGTTTTCCACACCAGCTCTCAGGCGGACAACAGCAACGCGTAGCACTTGCTCGCGCATTGGCACGACAGCCAAAGATCTTATTGTTAGATGAGCCATTTTCTGCTGTTGATGCCCCAACACGACAAGGCCTATACAAAACTCTTGCTGATTTACGCAAGGACTTAAACATTCCGATTGTGTTGGTTACGCATGATTTGCGTGAAGCTGATCTGCTTGCCGACCGCATTACCGTGATTGATAACGGCATCAGCTTGCAAACGGCTGCGCCCCAAGTGCTGTTTCAAAGACCCAGAAACCCACGTGTAGCCGAGTTGGTTGGCATCAGTAATTTATTTCATGGAATATTTAATGCGGGCAGCCTTACTTGGGATGGCTGCGATAAAACCTTTACCGTTGCCGATAAAGGCAAAATTCCTCCAAATGCGCAAGTAGCATGGGTGATTCCGCAAGATGGTTTAAGCATCCATAGCGCACCAACCGCGACCAGCACTCCTGCCATTGCCGTAGAGATTAGTGTCTTGGGTCAAATTGCGGTGATCCAACTACAAATTCAAAATAGCGCACATAAAATTGAATGGGTTGCATCCGCATCTGAAGTGAAAAGACTAAATATGGAAGTTGGCAGTCAAATGCATGTTGAATTAGATGGCAATCAAATTCACATCATGCCGTTGCGACCAATCAATGATCCTAGGCGATTTGTTGGTCACTAA
- the modB gene encoding molybdate ABC transporter permease subunit: MDMDAILLSLKLALWTLVLIIPFGVWVAHSLLGLNRSKPWVEAALALPLVLPPTVLGYYLLVGLGGKTFLGIPLVFSFTGILIASLIVNLPFAIQPIQRAFEAINPEILEAAQVSGLSNWQIFRLIELPLAWRGITSAAVLTFAHTLGEFGVILMVGGAIPGETKTVSIAIYDQVQSFDTSGAGALALLLLGISLIAIALSYGVFGKSVSQQRHRRG; the protein is encoded by the coding sequence ATGGACATGGATGCAATCCTTCTCTCGCTTAAGCTAGCGCTTTGGACCCTGGTCCTCATCATTCCATTTGGAGTTTGGGTTGCCCATAGCCTCTTAGGCCTTAATAGAAGCAAACCCTGGGTGGAAGCTGCCCTAGCCCTGCCGCTCGTTTTACCCCCCACGGTTTTAGGCTATTACCTTTTAGTTGGCTTGGGTGGAAAGACCTTTTTAGGCATTCCATTAGTGTTTTCCTTCACCGGCATCCTCATTGCCTCCCTCATAGTTAACCTCCCTTTTGCAATACAGCCGATTCAGCGTGCATTTGAGGCCATCAATCCAGAAATTCTGGAGGCTGCCCAAGTCAGCGGGTTATCCAACTGGCAAATATTTCGCTTGATTGAACTCCCGTTAGCGTGGAGAGGCATCACTAGTGCCGCGGTATTGACGTTTGCCCACACTCTAGGTGAGTTTGGCGTCATCCTCATGGTTGGGGGTGCTATTCCAGGGGAAACCAAAACGGTATCGATTGCGATCTACGACCAAGTGCAAAGCTTTGATACCTCAGGCGCCGGCGCACTGGCCTTATTGCTGCTCGGCATATCCCTGATTGCAATCGCCCTTTCATATGGTGTTTTTGGCAAAAGTGTCTCCCAACAGCGCCATCGGAGAGGCTGA
- a CDS encoding metalloregulator ArsR/SmtB family transcription factor gives MELKAKVQKATKNLSPKQMEKVFAHVAAYFNVLSEPARLRIMYAVCSGEKSVSEVVEMCGTSQANVSRHLLALHKAGILMRRKEGVTVYYSIADNATVEMCQTVCAKIAEGIH, from the coding sequence GTGGAATTGAAAGCTAAAGTACAAAAAGCAACAAAAAACTTATCTCCAAAACAGATGGAGAAGGTCTTTGCACATGTGGCTGCTTATTTCAATGTTTTGTCAGAGCCTGCACGTTTACGCATCATGTATGCAGTCTGTAGCGGTGAAAAATCCGTCTCTGAGGTTGTAGAGATGTGTGGCACGAGCCAGGCCAATGTTTCGAGACATTTATTAGCGCTTCATAAAGCTGGAATTTTAATGAGGCGAAAAGAGGGTGTAACGGTTTATTACTCGATTGCGGATAACGCAACTGTAGAGATGTGTCAGACAGTCTGCGCAAAGATTGCTGAAGGCATTCACTAA
- the soxZ gene encoding thiosulfate oxidation carrier complex protein SoxZ, producing MADPMRVRAAENGGIVDVKILMKHDMESGQRKDAAGKTIPAWFISTINVKANGKDVLNGQFGPAVSKDPFLNFKYKGAKGDKIVVSWVDSKGDKRTDEATAS from the coding sequence ATGGCTGATCCAATGCGCGTTAGAGCTGCTGAGAACGGTGGAATTGTGGATGTAAAAATTTTGATGAAACATGACATGGAATCTGGTCAGCGTAAAGATGCTGCTGGTAAAACGATTCCTGCATGGTTCATTAGCACTATTAATGTCAAAGCGAATGGCAAAGATGTATTGAATGGTCAGTTTGGTCCAGCAGTTTCCAAGGATCCATTCTTGAACTTTAAATACAAAGGCGCCAAAGGTGACAAGATTGTGGTGAGCTGGGTAGATAGCAAGGGTGACAAGCGCACTGACGAAGCTACTGCTTCTTAA
- a CDS encoding YeeE/YedE thiosulfate transporter family protein, with translation MSEILSGLLLGGAFGYVLERAGFGNPNKLTGQFRLTDWSVFKVMFTAIVFAAVGLLILEQVGFVDAGNLFVPPAFLGAAALGGAFVGAGFAIGGYCPGTSVVGLMSGRIDAAIFLLGLLLGTVLFAGIYPSIEFLTTLGEYAKADSLPDAFHISGISIDVGLIIAAVGVFILGSWMEKKSKGPVSSQV, from the coding sequence ATGAGTGAAATTCTCTCAGGGCTTCTATTGGGTGGCGCTTTTGGCTATGTCTTGGAACGCGCCGGATTCGGTAATCCTAATAAGTTGACTGGCCAATTTCGTCTAACAGATTGGTCTGTGTTTAAGGTGATGTTCACCGCCATTGTATTTGCTGCTGTTGGCCTTTTAATTTTGGAGCAGGTGGGTTTTGTAGATGCTGGTAATTTATTTGTACCACCTGCATTTTTAGGCGCCGCTGCTCTTGGTGGAGCATTTGTTGGTGCAGGCTTTGCAATTGGTGGATATTGCCCTGGAACCTCAGTCGTCGGTTTGATGTCTGGACGCATTGATGCGGCCATATTTTTGCTTGGCTTATTGTTAGGGACCGTATTGTTTGCTGGCATCTATCCAAGCATCGAGTTCTTGACGACTTTGGGTGAATATGCAAAAGCAGATTCATTGCCTGACGCATTCCACATATCGGGTATATCAATCGATGTTGGCTTGATTATTGCGGCCGTCGGAGTATTTATCTTGGGCTCTTGGATGGAGAAGAAGTCCAAAGGCCCGGTTAGTTCCCAGGTTTAA
- a CDS encoding sulfurtransferase, with the protein MKKIQWLLAFALTGLVSLVQAITLPGPVVSADWLSNNLSDVQVIEVRTDLASYIRNPEFDTDKKTGKKFLVEVGGHIANSTLLDFKKVRVERLVDGKKIKFLIPEKADFDKLVQSLGINSDKPIVLVPIGQDMSDIDEALRTYWSFKVYGEDQVAVLDGGIAGWLGEGREYVTTNTQKATGNWSAKAYRKELIASSDDVAAASKAGKPQLLDARQPAQYLGLAKRPDVLTFGHIAGSKELAPELLAKPSNGALYFWQKNTYDALISANGLSVKGPTIAYCNTGHLAAGGWFVMSELVGNKSTKLYDGSLYLWTLEGRPLVGVPLN; encoded by the coding sequence ATGAAAAAAATTCAATGGCTTTTAGCATTTGCCCTAACCGGCTTGGTGAGCCTAGTTCAGGCAATTACCTTGCCTGGTCCAGTAGTCAGTGCCGATTGGTTGTCCAATAATCTATCTGATGTTCAGGTAATTGAAGTAAGAACGGATTTAGCAAGCTACATCAGAAACCCTGAATTTGATACCGACAAAAAGACTGGTAAGAAATTCCTAGTAGAGGTTGGTGGCCATATTGCTAATTCCACTCTCCTAGATTTTAAGAAGGTGCGTGTAGAGCGTCTGGTAGATGGAAAAAAGATTAAGTTTCTGATTCCAGAAAAAGCAGATTTTGATAAGTTGGTTCAATCTTTAGGCATCAACTCTGATAAGCCGATTGTGCTCGTGCCTATTGGACAGGATATGTCCGATATCGACGAGGCATTAAGAACTTATTGGTCATTCAAGGTGTATGGCGAAGATCAAGTAGCTGTATTAGATGGCGGAATTGCTGGTTGGCTTGGTGAGGGACGTGAATACGTAACTACCAATACTCAAAAGGCAACTGGTAATTGGTCTGCGAAAGCATATCGCAAAGAATTAATCGCTAGTTCAGATGATGTAGCTGCTGCATCTAAAGCAGGTAAGCCGCAATTATTGGATGCGCGTCAGCCTGCTCAATACTTAGGCCTTGCAAAACGTCCGGATGTGCTGACCTTTGGTCATATTGCGGGCTCGAAAGAGTTAGCGCCTGAATTATTAGCAAAGCCAAGCAATGGCGCATTGTATTTCTGGCAAAAGAATACTTACGATGCGTTGATATCAGCCAATGGTTTAAGTGTTAAAGGGCCAACAATTGCCTATTGCAATACTGGCCACTTAGCGGCTGGTGGTTGGTTTGTTATGTCAGAGCTGGTAGGCAATAAATCTACTAAGTTATACGATGGCTCTTTGTATCTTTGGACACTTGAAGGTCGTCCATTGGTTGGTGTGCCGCTGAATTAA
- the soxC gene encoding sulfite dehydrogenase produces the protein MTKKQIELSAEDISAVEKPANRARLVKAPEHFISQELIADINSNGLDETRRGFLRKGFLSAIGGAAAGLAAPMAFAAGEGDPAILEKQEWQTTLGKNVATMPYGVPSIYEANLIRRESPGLTRVSAASVAFTPLQGLFGTITPNGLHFERHHQGWYNLNPETHRLMVNGMVKNARVFTMNDLMRLPSVSRTHFIECGANTGLEWGNVAVPTVQYTHGMLSCCEFTGVPLKVLLEECGADLKKGKFLLAEGGDGSGMTRTINLESCLDDTIVAWSMNGEMLRPENGFPLRLVVPGVQGVSWVKWLRRLEVGDMPWNAKDEAVHYIELMPDGMHRQYASIQECKSVITTPSGGQQLLDKGFYNVSGMAWSGRGKIRRVDVSFDGGNNWRTARLETPVLTKSITRFNIDWVWDGSPAILQSRAVDDTGYIQPSIKVLRDLRGNRSIYHNNAIQSWKLDSNGEVSNVQVG, from the coding sequence ATGACTAAGAAGCAAATTGAATTAAGTGCCGAGGATATCTCGGCGGTAGAGAAGCCGGCCAACAGAGCTCGCTTAGTGAAAGCGCCGGAGCACTTTATCTCACAAGAGTTAATTGCTGATATCAATTCAAATGGTCTAGATGAAACGCGCCGTGGCTTCTTGCGTAAAGGTTTTTTATCGGCTATTGGTGGTGCGGCTGCTGGCTTGGCCGCTCCAATGGCTTTTGCGGCTGGAGAGGGTGACCCTGCCATCCTAGAAAAGCAAGAATGGCAAACTACTCTCGGTAAAAACGTTGCCACCATGCCATACGGTGTGCCATCAATCTATGAAGCCAATCTCATTCGCCGTGAATCACCGGGATTAACGCGCGTCTCGGCAGCTTCAGTTGCTTTCACACCATTGCAAGGTTTATTTGGAACGATTACTCCAAACGGTTTGCATTTTGAGCGTCACCACCAAGGCTGGTACAACCTTAACCCTGAAACTCATCGATTGATGGTGAATGGCATGGTCAAGAATGCCCGTGTATTCACGATGAATGATTTGATGAGATTGCCTTCGGTATCTCGCACTCACTTTATTGAGTGTGGTGCCAATACTGGTTTGGAGTGGGGTAATGTAGCTGTGCCAACAGTGCAGTACACCCATGGCATGTTGTCTTGCTGTGAATTTACAGGCGTTCCACTCAAAGTATTGCTTGAAGAGTGTGGCGCTGATTTGAAAAAAGGTAAGTTCCTGCTTGCTGAAGGTGGCGATGGTTCTGGCATGACGCGCACCATCAACTTGGAGAGCTGCTTAGACGATACGATTGTTGCCTGGAGTATGAATGGTGAGATGTTACGTCCAGAAAACGGCTTTCCATTGCGCTTGGTAGTTCCGGGCGTACAGGGCGTTAGCTGGGTGAAGTGGTTGCGTCGTTTGGAAGTTGGCGATATGCCATGGAATGCCAAAGATGAGGCAGTTCATTACATCGAGTTGATGCCGGATGGCATGCACCGTCAATATGCATCGATTCAAGAATGCAAATCGGTAATTACTACACCTTCTGGTGGTCAGCAGCTACTGGACAAAGGTTTCTATAACGTCAGCGGTATGGCTTGGTCAGGCCGCGGCAAGATTAGGCGTGTTGATGTCTCTTTTGATGGTGGCAATAACTGGCGTACTGCACGTCTAGAGACCCCAGTCCTCACGAAGTCCATTACCCGTTTCAATATCGATTGGGTGTGGGATGGTTCACCGGCAATACTGCAGTCAAGAGCGGTGGATGACACTGGCTACATTCAGCCTTCTATTAAAGTGTTGCGTGATTTGCGTGGTAATCGTTCTATCTATCACAACAATGCAATTCAGTCCTGGAAATTGGATTCAAACGGCGAGGTGAGCAATGTACAAGTTGGATAA